In the Deltaproteobacteria bacterium genome, CCGAGCTCAACGGCGCCATCGTGCCGGGAACGGCCTTCACCGAGACCATCCTGCACGACGGCGACCGTCTGGAGCTGCTGAGCTTTGTCGGCGGCGGCTGACGAAACCGCTGTCCCCCACGTCATCACCAACGAGCGAGAACCCTTATGAAACAAAACGATACTTTTCATATCGGCGGCAAGGCCCTGACCAGCCGCCTCTTCACCGGCACCGGCAAATACGGCGATGACACCCTCATTCCGGCCGTTTGCGCGGCATCCGGAGCCCAGGTCATCACCGTGGCCCTGCGCCGGGTGGACCTGGACAAAAAAGCCGACAACGTCATGCGGCACATTCCCGAACATATGGTCCTGCTGCCCAACACTTCCGGCGCCCGCACCGCCGACGAGGCCGTGCGCATCGCCCGCCTGGCCAGGGCCATGGGCTGCGGCGACTGGATCAAGATCGAAATCATCGCCGACAACCGCTACCTTTTGCCCGACGGCTACGAAACGGCCAAGGCCACGGAAATCCTGGCCACGGAAGGATTCGTGGTTCTGCCGTACATGAACCCGGATCTTTACGTGGCCCGTTCCCTGGCCAGTGCCGGCGCGGCCGCCGTCATGCCCCTGGGCGCGCC is a window encoding:
- the thiS gene encoding sulfur carrier protein ThiS, encoding MRIIVNGRERDLLPNQTLHHLIVSMHLDPDVVVTELNGAIVPGTAFTETILHDGDRLELLSFVGGG
- a CDS encoding thiazole synthase — translated: MKQNDTFHIGGKALTSRLFTGTGKYGDDTLIPAVCAASGAQVITVALRRVDLDKKADNVMRHIPEHMVLLPNTSGARTADEAVRIARLARAMGCGDWIKIEIIADNRYLLPDGYETAKATEILATEGFVVLPYMNPDLYVARSLASAGAAAVMPLGAPIGTNRGLRTEEMIRILIEEMDLPVIVDAGIGAPSQACQAMEMGAAACLVNTAIATASDPLGMGRAFGQAVAAGRAAFLAGPGAVATLARPSSPLTGFLDEPGGAA